A genome region from Geodermatophilus bullaregiensis includes the following:
- a CDS encoding primosomal protein N': MPPVPDDPAPERAGAPAPRVARVVVDVPLAHLDRTFDYAVPDTMAGEVRAGCRVRVRFAGQLVDGVVLELADSSDTGRELAPLAKLVSSEPVLTPEVATLARSVAQRWGGTLTDVLRLALPPRRAAAEKRPPAEPPPPPEPPDPAGFARYPAGTSLLAAVATGRPARAVWTALPGEDWPARLAELCRAALSGGRGALVVVPDGRDLDRLAAAAGATLPQGAFVVLRADAAPDARYRRFLDAARGSAKVVLGTRAAAFAPVADLGLVAIWDDGDDLHAEPRAPYAHARDVLLHRAHLASCAAVVAATARTAEAALLVASGWAHELAADRATLRAAAPRVQALGEDHELARDPAARTARLPSLAHRVARQALADGAPVLVQVPRAGYAPGLSCERCRAPARCAVCSGPLGIAPAPGPGGSRVPACRWCARPAATFDCPHCHGTKLRASVVGAARTAEELGRAFPGAAVRVSGRGSGVLPSVSGGPSLVVATPGAEPVAEGGYGAALLLDSWALLGRADLRAGEETLRRWMNAAALVRPAGQVVVAADAAHPVVQALVRWDPGWLAERELADRRELGFPPATRMASLSGSPAALAEFLAAARLPDAADLLGPVPEPSRPGQEGERERFLVRVPRGEGLALATALAEVQGVRSARKAAEHVRVQLDPLEL; this comes from the coding sequence GTGCCGCCCGTCCCCGACGACCCCGCTCCCGAGCGGGCGGGAGCCCCTGCGCCGCGGGTGGCCCGGGTCGTCGTCGACGTGCCCCTGGCCCACCTCGACCGCACCTTCGACTACGCCGTCCCCGACACCATGGCCGGCGAGGTCCGGGCCGGCTGCCGGGTGCGGGTGCGCTTCGCCGGGCAGCTGGTCGACGGCGTGGTGCTCGAGCTGGCCGACTCCAGCGACACCGGCCGGGAGCTGGCGCCGCTGGCCAAGCTCGTCTCCTCCGAGCCGGTGCTGACCCCGGAGGTGGCCACGCTGGCCCGCTCGGTCGCGCAGCGGTGGGGAGGCACGCTGACCGACGTCCTGCGGCTGGCCCTCCCACCGCGCCGCGCCGCCGCGGAGAAGCGCCCGCCGGCCGAGCCCCCGCCGCCGCCGGAGCCGCCGGACCCGGCCGGCTTCGCCCGCTACCCGGCCGGCACCTCGCTGCTGGCCGCCGTCGCCACGGGCCGGCCGGCCCGCGCGGTGTGGACGGCCCTGCCCGGGGAGGACTGGCCGGCCCGGCTCGCCGAGCTGTGCCGGGCGGCGCTGTCGGGCGGGCGCGGCGCGCTGGTCGTCGTCCCCGACGGCCGCGACCTCGACCGGCTGGCGGCCGCGGCCGGCGCCACGCTGCCGCAGGGGGCCTTCGTCGTGCTGCGCGCCGACGCCGCGCCCGACGCCCGCTACCGCCGCTTCCTCGACGCCGCCCGCGGCAGCGCGAAGGTGGTGCTCGGCACCCGGGCGGCGGCGTTCGCGCCGGTCGCCGACCTCGGCCTGGTGGCGATCTGGGACGACGGCGACGACCTGCACGCCGAGCCCCGCGCCCCCTACGCCCACGCCCGCGACGTGCTCCTGCACCGCGCGCACCTCGCCTCCTGCGCCGCCGTCGTCGCGGCGACCGCGCGCACCGCCGAGGCCGCGCTGCTCGTGGCCAGCGGCTGGGCGCACGAGCTGGCCGCCGACCGCGCCACCCTGCGCGCCGCAGCGCCGCGGGTGCAGGCGCTCGGCGAGGACCACGAGCTGGCCCGCGACCCCGCCGCGCGCACCGCGCGGCTGCCCAGCCTCGCCCACCGGGTGGCCCGCCAGGCGCTCGCCGACGGCGCCCCGGTGCTGGTCCAGGTGCCCCGCGCCGGCTACGCGCCCGGGCTGTCGTGCGAGCGCTGCCGCGCGCCGGCCCGGTGCGCGGTGTGCTCGGGTCCCCTGGGCATCGCGCCGGCGCCCGGCCCCGGCGGCTCGCGGGTGCCCGCCTGCCGCTGGTGCGCCCGCCCGGCGGCCACCTTCGACTGCCCGCACTGCCACGGGACGAAGCTGCGGGCCTCCGTCGTCGGGGCTGCGCGCACCGCCGAGGAGCTGGGCCGGGCGTTCCCCGGGGCCGCCGTCCGGGTCTCGGGGCGGGGCTCGGGCGTGCTGCCGTCGGTGTCCGGTGGGCCGTCCCTCGTCGTCGCCACGCCCGGCGCCGAGCCGGTGGCCGAGGGGGGCTACGGCGCGGCGCTGCTGCTCGACTCCTGGGCGCTGCTGGGCCGCGCGGACCTGCGGGCGGGGGAGGAGACCCTGCGGCGCTGGATGAACGCGGCCGCCCTCGTCCGGCCCGCCGGGCAGGTCGTCGTCGCCGCGGACGCCGCCCACCCCGTCGTCCAGGCGCTGGTGCGCTGGGACCCGGGCTGGCTGGCCGAGCGGGAGCTGGCCGACCGCCGCGAGCTGGGCTTCCCCCCGGCGACCCGGATGGCGTCGCTGTCGGGGTCGCCGGCGGCGCTGGCGGAGTTCCTCGCGGCCGCCCGGCTGCCCGACGCCGCCGACCTGCTCGGCCCCGTGCCCGAGCCGTCGCGGCCCGGCCAGGAGGGCGAGCGGGAGCGCTTCCTGGTGCGGGTGCCGCGCGGCGAGGGCCTGGCGCTCGCGACGGCGCTGGCCGAGGTGCAGGGCGTGCGCAGCGCCCGGAAGGCCGCCGAGCACGTGCGGGTGCAGCTCGACCCCCTCGAGCTCTGA
- the metK gene encoding methionine adenosyltransferase has translation MPRRLFTSESVTEGHPDKIADQISDAILDQMLGQDPRSRVAVETMITTGQVHIAGEVTTAGYVDIADVVRRTILGIGYDSSRKGFDGASCGVSVSIGAQSPDIAQGVDTGYEARTAGDTEDAIERQGAGDQGLMFGYATDETPELMPLPIALAHRLARRLSAVRKDGSVPYLRPDGKTQVTVVYEDDRPVGVDTVVVSSQHAEDISIEQLLTPDVEELVVEPELAALGLPTTGHRLLVNPTGKFVIGGPMGDAGLTGRKIIVDTYGGMARHGGGAFSGKDPSKVDRSGAYAMRWVAKNVVAAGLARRCEVQVAYAIGAAHPVGLFVDTHGTGTVADDVLEKAVTTVFDLRPGAIVRDLDLLRPIYGPTAAYGHFGRTDVELPWERTDRVEALRSAVGA, from the coding sequence GTGCCACGCCGCCTCTTCACGTCCGAGTCGGTGACCGAGGGCCACCCGGACAAGATCGCCGACCAGATCAGCGACGCGATCCTCGACCAGATGCTCGGGCAGGACCCGCGCAGCCGGGTCGCCGTCGAGACGATGATCACCACCGGCCAGGTGCACATCGCCGGCGAGGTCACCACCGCCGGCTACGTCGACATCGCCGACGTCGTCCGGAGGACCATCCTCGGCATCGGCTACGACTCCTCGCGCAAGGGCTTCGACGGTGCCTCCTGCGGGGTCAGCGTCTCCATCGGCGCCCAGTCGCCCGACATCGCGCAGGGCGTCGACACCGGCTACGAGGCGCGCACCGCCGGCGACACCGAGGACGCGATCGAGCGGCAGGGCGCCGGCGACCAGGGCCTGATGTTCGGCTACGCCACCGACGAGACCCCCGAGCTGATGCCGCTGCCGATCGCGCTGGCCCACCGGCTGGCCCGTCGGCTCTCGGCGGTCCGCAAGGACGGCTCGGTGCCCTACCTGCGGCCCGACGGCAAGACCCAGGTCACCGTGGTCTACGAGGACGACCGGCCCGTCGGTGTCGACACCGTGGTCGTCTCCTCGCAGCACGCCGAGGACATCTCCATCGAGCAGCTGCTCACCCCGGACGTCGAGGAGCTCGTCGTCGAGCCCGAGCTCGCCGCCCTCGGCCTGCCCACCACCGGTCACCGGCTGCTGGTCAACCCGACCGGCAAGTTCGTCATCGGCGGCCCGATGGGCGACGCCGGCCTGACCGGCCGCAAGATCATCGTCGACACCTACGGCGGCATGGCCCGCCACGGCGGCGGCGCGTTCTCCGGCAAGGACCCGTCGAAGGTCGACCGGTCGGGCGCCTACGCGATGCGCTGGGTGGCGAAGAACGTCGTCGCCGCGGGACTGGCCCGCCGCTGCGAGGTGCAGGTGGCCTACGCCATCGGCGCGGCCCACCCGGTGGGTCTGTTCGTCGACACCCACGGCACCGGCACTGTCGCCGACGACGTCCTCGAGAAGGCGGTCACCACGGTGTTCGACCTGCGCCCGGGCGCCATCGTGCGCGACCTGGACCTGCTCCGGCCGATCTACGGGCCGACCGCCGCCTACGGCCACTTCGGCCGCACGGACGTCGAGCTGCCCTGGGAGCGCACCGACCGCGTCGAGGCGCTGCGCTCCGCCGTCGGCGCGTGA
- the coaBC gene encoding bifunctional phosphopantothenoylcysteine decarboxylase/phosphopantothenate--cysteine ligase CoaBC, with the protein MSRIVLGVGGGVAAYKAALLLRALTEAGHEVRVVPTESALHFVGAATFEALSGNPVTTDVWSHVPEVAHVRIGQTADLVVVAPATADLLARAAAGRADDLLTATLLTAHCPVVFVPAMHTEMWLHPATQDNVATLRRRGSIVLPPAVGRLTGPDSGPGRLPEPADVAALAQVVLTAGAGVLRADLAGRRVVVSAGGTREPLDPVRYLGNRSSGRQGWALARVAAARGAEVVLVAANVDAPAPFGVRVVPVGTAEELRTAVLAEAPDADVVVMTAAVADFRPATVAATKLKKKDDPSEVPDVPLVRNPDVLAELVTKRTPGQLVVGFAAETGDEAGDVLAHARAKLARKGCDLLVVNDVSGGGVFGRPDNAAVVLAADGSATEVPRSSKDAVAAAVWATVLPRLP; encoded by the coding sequence ATGAGCCGGATCGTGCTGGGCGTGGGCGGCGGCGTGGCCGCGTACAAGGCGGCGCTGCTGCTGCGGGCGCTGACCGAGGCGGGCCACGAGGTGCGGGTCGTGCCGACCGAGTCGGCGCTGCACTTCGTCGGCGCGGCCACCTTCGAGGCGCTGTCGGGCAACCCCGTCACCACCGACGTGTGGTCGCACGTCCCCGAGGTCGCCCACGTCCGGATCGGGCAGACCGCCGACCTCGTCGTGGTCGCACCCGCCACCGCGGACCTGCTCGCCCGCGCCGCCGCCGGCCGCGCCGACGACCTGCTCACCGCCACGCTGCTGACCGCGCACTGCCCGGTCGTGTTCGTCCCCGCCATGCACACCGAGATGTGGCTGCACCCGGCCACCCAGGACAACGTCGCCACGCTGCGCCGCCGCGGGTCGATCGTGCTGCCGCCCGCGGTCGGCCGGCTGACCGGCCCCGATTCCGGCCCGGGCCGGCTGCCCGAGCCCGCCGACGTCGCCGCGCTGGCGCAGGTCGTGCTCACCGCGGGCGCCGGCGTGCTGCGCGCCGACCTCGCCGGCCGCCGCGTGGTCGTCAGCGCCGGCGGCACCCGCGAGCCGCTGGACCCGGTGCGCTACCTGGGCAACCGCTCGTCGGGCCGGCAGGGCTGGGCGCTGGCCCGGGTCGCCGCCGCCCGCGGTGCCGAGGTCGTGCTGGTCGCCGCCAACGTCGACGCGCCGGCCCCCTTCGGCGTGCGCGTCGTGCCCGTGGGGACGGCGGAGGAGCTGCGGACCGCGGTGCTGGCCGAGGCCCCGGACGCCGACGTCGTCGTCATGACCGCCGCGGTCGCCGACTTCCGGCCGGCCACGGTCGCGGCCACCAAGCTGAAGAAGAAGGACGACCCCTCCGAGGTCCCCGACGTGCCGCTGGTGCGCAACCCCGACGTGCTCGCCGAGCTGGTCACCAAGCGCACGCCCGGGCAGCTGGTGGTCGGGTTCGCCGCCGAGACCGGCGACGAGGCCGGCGACGTGCTCGCCCACGCCCGCGCCAAGCTCGCCCGCAAGGGCTGCGACCTGCTCGTGGTCAACGACGTCTCCGGCGGCGGCGTGTTCGGCCGGCCCGACAACGCCGCGGTCGTGCTCGCCGCCGACGGCAGCGCCACCGAGGTCCCGCGCAGCAGCAAGGACGCCGTGGCCGCGGCCGTGTGGGCGACCGTCCTGCCGCGGCTGCCCTGA
- the rpoZ gene encoding DNA-directed RNA polymerase subunit omega encodes MSGVAPAPEGITNPPIDELLERTSSKYGLVIFAAKRARQINAYYSQLSEGLLEYVGPLVDTAPQEKPLSIALREINEGLLTHTAGEN; translated from the coding sequence GTGTCCGGAGTCGCACCCGCCCCCGAGGGCATCACCAACCCGCCGATCGACGAGCTGCTCGAGCGCACCAGCAGCAAGTACGGCCTGGTGATCTTCGCCGCCAAGCGCGCGCGGCAGATCAACGCCTACTACAGCCAGCTCTCCGAGGGACTGCTCGAGTACGTCGGCCCGCTGGTCGACACCGCTCCCCAGGAGAAGCCCCTCTCGATCGCGCTGCGCGAGATCAACGAGGGCCTGCTCACCCACACCGCCGGCGAGAACTGA
- the gmk gene encoding guanylate kinase has translation MPSAPQPPAPARLTVLSGPSGVGKGTVVAELRRRYPEVWVSVSVTTRARRPGEVDGVHYSFLTDAEFDRLVAEDGLLEWAEYAGNRYGTPAAPVRERLATGALALLEIELQGARQVRARAPEAQLVFLAPPSWAELESRLAGRGSEPPAVQERRLAIAQAELDAAGEFDAVVVNDDVARAADELVGLLTAPSPGRAVGASE, from the coding sequence TTGCCCAGTGCCCCCCAGCCCCCCGCCCCGGCGCGCCTGACGGTGCTCTCCGGCCCCTCGGGGGTCGGCAAGGGCACCGTCGTCGCCGAGCTCCGCCGCCGGTACCCCGAGGTGTGGGTGTCGGTGTCGGTGACCACCCGGGCCCGCCGGCCCGGTGAGGTGGACGGGGTGCACTACTCCTTCCTCACCGACGCCGAGTTCGACCGGCTGGTCGCCGAGGACGGCCTGCTGGAGTGGGCCGAGTACGCCGGCAACCGCTACGGGACGCCGGCCGCCCCGGTGCGCGAGCGACTCGCCACCGGGGCGCTGGCGCTGCTCGAGATCGAGCTGCAGGGCGCCCGCCAGGTGCGCGCCCGCGCTCCGGAGGCGCAGCTGGTCTTCCTCGCGCCGCCGTCGTGGGCCGAGCTGGAGAGCCGGCTGGCCGGCCGCGGCTCCGAGCCGCCGGCGGTGCAGGAGCGCCGGCTGGCCATCGCGCAGGCCGAGCTGGACGCCGCGGGGGAGTTCGACGCCGTGGTCGTCAACGACGACGTCGCCCGGGCCGCCGACGAGTTGGTAGGCTTGCTGACTGCGCCGTCGCCCGGTAGAGCGGTCGGCGCCTCCGAGTGA
- the mihF gene encoding integration host factor, actinobacterial type produces MPLPDLSPEQRAAALEKAAAARKARAELRERLKSKGTTVGDVLRQGETDEVIGKMRVSAVLESLPGVGKARAAKIMERLEISPTRRVRGLGANQRRALESEFGGEQVVAEQVPADSTA; encoded by the coding sequence ATGCCCCTCCCTGACCTGTCCCCGGAACAGCGCGCCGCCGCGCTGGAGAAGGCCGCTGCCGCCCGCAAGGCGCGCGCCGAGCTCCGCGAGCGGCTCAAGAGCAAGGGCACCACGGTCGGTGACGTCCTCCGCCAGGGCGAGACCGACGAGGTGATCGGCAAGATGCGGGTCTCCGCGGTCCTGGAGAGCCTGCCCGGCGTCGGCAAGGCACGGGCTGCGAAGATCATGGAGCGGCTCGAGATCTCCCCGACCCGCCGGGTGCGCGGCCTGGGCGCCAACCAGCGCCGGGCGCTCGAGTCGGAGTTCGGCGGCGAGCAGGTGGTCGCCGAGCAGGTGCCCGCCGACTCGACCGCCTGA